The Osmia lignaria lignaria isolate PbOS001 unplaced genomic scaffold, iyOsmLign1 scaffold0192, whole genome shotgun sequence genome includes the window ttgcactacttcggacccaaatagcacatttccgtcgagagtttgacgatatcagcaacggttcaacaattacagcccgatttgacccattcctcgctgaaaacgcactcccttgtacgattttgctccagtttgtgtcgttctgacctatgtcggacccaaatagcacatttccgtcgacagtttgacgatatcagtgacggtttaacaattacagcccgatttgacccacttctcgctgtaaacgcgcttccttgcacgattttgctccggtttgtctcgttctgcactatatcggacccaaatagcacgtttccgtcgagcctttgacgatatcagtgacggtttatcaataacagcccgatttgacacatttctcactgaaaacgcactcccgtgcacgattttgctccggtttgtgttgttctgcactatatcggacccaaatagcacatttccgtcgagaggttgacgatatcaggaaCGGTTGAtcaattagagcccgatttggcccatttctcgctgaaaacgcgctccctttcacgattttgctccggtttgtgtcgttctgcactatatcggacccaaatagcacatttccgtcgagagtttgacgatatcagtgtcggtttaacaattacggcctgatttggtccatttctcgctgacaacgcactcccttgcacgattttgttccgctttgtatcggtctgcactgtatcgtaccaaaatagcacatttccgccgagagtttgaggatatcagccacggttcaacaattacagcccgatttgacccatttctcgctgaaaacgcactcccttgcatgattttgctccggtttgggtcgttctgcactatatcgtacccgaatagcacatttccgtcgagggtttgacgatatcagtgacggtttaacaattacagcacgatttgacccatttcccgctgaaaacgcactcccttgcacgattttgcaccggtttgtgttgttctgcattatatcggacccaaatagcacatttccgttgagagttagacgatatcagctacagttcaacaatcacagcccgatttgacccatttctcgctgtaaacgcactcccttgtacgattttgctccggtttgtgtcgttctgacctatatcggacccaaacagcacatttccgtcgacagtttgacgatatcagcgacggttcaacaattacagcccgatttgacccatttctcggtgaaaacgcactcccttgtacgattttgctccggtttgtgttgttctgcactatatcggacccaaatagcacatttccgtcgagactttgacgatatcggcgacggttcagcaatcacagcccgatttgacccatttctcgctgtaaacgcacttccttgcacgatttagcttcggtttgtctcgtcctgcattatatcgaacccaaataggacatttccgtccagagtttgacgatatcagtgtcggtttaacaattacagcccgatttgacccatttctcgctgtaaacgcacttccttgcacgattttgcttcggtttgtctcgttctgcactatatcggacccaaatagcacatttccgtcgagagtttgacgatatcggtgacggtttaacaattacagcccgatttgtcccattgctcgctgaaaacgcagtcccttgcacgattttgctccggtttgggtcgttttgcactacttcggacccaaatagcacatttccgtcgagagtttgacgatatcagccacggttcaacaattacagcccgatttgacccattcctcgctgaaaacgcactcccttgtacgattttgctccggtttgtgtcgttctgacctatgtcggacccaaatagcacatttccgtcgacagtttgacgatatcagtgacggtttaacaattacagcccgatttgacccacttctcgctgtaaacgcactcccttgcacgattttgctccgctttgtgtcgttctgacctatatcgtacacaaatagcacagttccgtcgagattgtgacaatatcagtgacggtttaacaattacagcccgatttgacccatttcttgctgaaaacgcactcccttgtacgattttgctccggtttgtgtcgttctgcaccatatcgtacccaaatagcacacgtccgtcgagaaatgacgatatcagccacggttcaacaattacagcccgatttgacccatttctcgctgtaaacgcacttccttgcacgatttagcttcggtttgtctcgtcctgcactatatcgaacccaaataggacatttccgtccagagtttgacgatatcagtgtcggtttaacaattacagcccgatttgacacatttctcgctgtaaacgcacttccttgcacgattttgcttcggtttgtctcgttctgcactatatcggacccaaatagcacatttccgtcgagagtttgacgatatcggtgacggtttaacaattacagcccgatttgaaccacttctcgctgtaaacgcacttccttgcacgattttgcttcggtttgtctcgttctgcactatatcggacccaaatagcacgtttccgtcgagactttgacgataacagcgacggttcaacaattacagcctgattttacccatttctcgctaaaaacgcactcccttgcacgattttgctccgctttgtgtcgttctgacctatatcgtacacaaatagcacagttccgtcgagattgtgacaatatcagtgacggtttaacaattacagcccgatttgacccatttcttgctgaaaacgcactcccttgtacgactgtgctccggtttgtgtcgttctgcaccacatcgtacccaaatagcacacgtccgtcgagaaatgacgatatcagtgacggtttaacaatctcagcccgatttgacccatttctcgaggtaaacgcacttccttgaacgattttgctctggtttgtgtcgttttgcactattttggacccaaatagcacatttccgtcgagagtttgaagatatcagcaacggttcaacaattacagcccgatttgccccatttctcactgaaaacgcactcccttgcacgattttgctccggtttgtgtcgttctgcactatatcgtatccaaatagcacatttccgtcgagaatttgacgatatcagcgacggtttaacaattacagcccgatttgaccgatttctcgctgtaaacgcacttccttgaacgattttgctctggtttgtgtcgttttgcactattttggacccaaatagcacatttccgtcgagagtttgaagatatcagcgacggttcaacaattacagcccgatttgacccatttctcactgaaaacgcactcccttgctgtTACACGTTCAATAAAACATCTGCTCGTTTACTGCCACGAAAACCTTCGAACGGTGATTCAAGCATCGACACAGCTTTATTATCATCGAaccatttcaaatattcatttacGAGTTAATATTCCAAATCAAGGCaaacaatttatttcttaacCGTCTTCAATCACCATAAACGGAAAGGTTTTCGGGGCGTCAACCATATTGTACGGCCAGAACCTGAAATAAAACAGACACCGTAATCAACCAGCCCCAAAACATACCAGTTCGAGGATCAGCAGTTCAAGCAACGGGACACCTCCCCAATAGCTTAACTGCCCGCCGCATGTGTCACGCAGGCACGGAAAAACTCGGACCTCAGGGCAATTTCAACAAGGCCTTAAGGAACCATGGGTCAACAGAGCTGAGGTCCTTTTTGCAACTTGCAAAACGACCCCACCACGCTGGATATACCCCTCCGGACCGAGTAGCCAATCAGTGTCGGTGACATTTAAAAATGCTACTGATTGGTCTCCCAGTCGAAGAAGTCAATAGGAGCCTCCCACATTCAACATCTTAAATAAGCAAGCGTTCTGGCCCCGGGTCACTTAAGACCGAGCACTTAGCAATCGCATTCCAAAGAGAAAAATAGTAAATCGCAACCATTCACATCTTTTAAGGATATTAAACGCATTTGAACCATCTCTCGTGGAACACTTCATTCACAACCTTACCAACCCTATCTCCTTAATCGGTCGTAGGGTAGTACCCGAATCGCGGCGTCGATAGAAATCGTAACGAGGATTTACGACCCTTGTTGACTGAGTTCGGAACACAACCGGTAGTCTCGTCGCGAATTGTGTACTAGAAAAAACATTGGTCCTTCCAGCCGGATACGATACAGTTTAGTGCTACGAACAAAACTAAGTTCCACTCAGTGCCATAAAGCTGGATTAAGTGACACAGTGAGACAATCTTAACTTTGTGCTTAGTGAACTACAAGGCCCACATTCAGAGCACATTCACGTCTTAAACAGTGACTCACGATTAACGAAGCAGTCACTGTTTAACAACATCACGGACCATATTATTGGCCGTGACACTAATTCACATTCGAAGCCCATTGCTTCATAAACAGTGACCCACGATTAACGAAGCGGTCACTGTTCAACAACATCATGGGCCATATTATCGCCCGTGACACTAATTTACATTCGAAGCTCATTGCTTCATAAACAGTGACCCACGATTAACGAAGCGGTCACTGTTTAACAACAGTCGCGGGCCGCATTATCGGTCGCAACACTACCAAGGATTTTATCTTTCGGCACTCACCCTGATACAACGCAGCACAACATCTGGACCAGGGTTCACCGAACAAGGACTTCGCAGCAAATACGAACCACTGCAAACTCGCCGCATCGTAAAGGTAGGCTCGTTTCTTTTCGCCAACTCCTGTCACCGTTACTCAATCCCATTCCATCATGCCGAGATCAACAGATCAATATTCGAATCAAACTCAATCCACCTCGCACGGCGGCAATCTCAGTGCTCTGCGACGAAGACGCGGTAACATAATCGGACACATCACCACGTTTGTTCGGCTCATTGAAAATATGCAGCAATCTGAGCAACACGATATCGGTCTCTTACGCGCGCATTTAGACAGTTTAAAGGATGTCTGGTCCCGGTTCGACGAAATTCAATTCGAATTAGAAACCATCGACGAATCGGAAACTTCGCGTCGATATGAAATTCATAACGATTACGTAACGGTCCTCGCACGGGCTACTTCAATCATCGATGGAGCAAACGCGACCACTTCGTTAAGACGCAACACAACGGATTCATCCGCGACATCGGTATCAGCCCCGATGGCCATCAAGTTGCCAGAAATGCGGTTACCGACGTTCGACGGCAAATATGAAAATTGGACATCATACTTTGATAATTTCTCATCCATGATCGATCAGAACGTCGATCTAACACCCACTCAGAAGCTGCAATATTTACGTTCGACCCTCACCGGAAAGGCCGCCGCGTGTATTCAATCGCTGAGTACAACAGACGCTAATTACGCCGACGCGATCGATTTATTGAGAAACAAATTCGATTGCAAACGTAGAATCCTCTTAAAGCACTGCGACGCGATCCAGGCAATCCCAAAACTATCGACAGACTCTTCGGAAGGACTAGGAGATCTCGTTGACACCGTGCGTCAAAATCTCCGCTCACTAAAAAATCTCGGAATCGACACATCCTCATGGGACTGCATTATTATCTCGATTATCCTTTCAAAAATAAACGCTGACACCGCGTGGCATTGGGAATTATCATTGAAAGATAAACAAATGCCGGCGTATACACACCTTCTCGACTTCTTAGAGAAACGCGCAAACTGTGGTCCAACAATACACAAAAAATCGTCGACGACACCCACGCAATTCGGTCGAAATACTTCAACAAGGCTTCCCAGCTATCGACCCTCAACGCGTAATCACGCTTTTATAACCGCTATCAACTCTAGAGATCGCCAGAGTCATCGCGAATCTTACACGTCGCCTTCCGCATCCACGAATTTCCCCAAATGCCCTCTTTGTCATGACGTACACGGTATTTGGCGATGTGAAAAATTCTATGGACTATCGATAGAAGCAAGAACAGCCGCTATTCGAAGGGCCTCGTTATGCCCAAATTGTCTACGACACGACCACAATCCCGAAATATGTAGGAAAAGATCGTGCCAAATCTGCTATAGACACCACCACACATTACTTCATAAATCGAGCCAACCATCGAATCAAACAACTCCGCCACCCGTAAAGCGCGCAAAGACCACGGATTCGCAGGTAGAACCGACCGATTGACTAGGAATACTTGAGAATTCCGTGGGAACAAATCATCAGAGAGCATTTACGGTCAACACAATACACAATCAGCTTCTCGTCACTGCTCAGATCTTTGTAATGAACAAGGACGGACAAAGGGTTCTTTGTCGGGCCCTCATTGATACGTGCGCGACAACCAACTTCATCACCGAAGATCTCGCGAGAAGACTCGATGCTCCGCAAAGGAAATGCTCCATTCCCATCGGCGTTCTCAACGCGTTGTCCACAATCGCGAAATCTACCGTCACAGCCACGATCCATTCAAGGATCAACAACTACCAACGCACGCTGAGTCTCCTCACGATTCCACGAATTGCATCCCTCATCCCGGGTCAACCCATCGACCGATCTAAGATACCGATTCCAAATAACATCAAACTAGCAGACCCAGATTTTCATCGTCCAGCTTCAATTGATCTATTACTTGGTGCAGGAACAGCGTTGTCCCTCTTGAGCGTCGGTCAAATTAATTTGTCTCCCCCAAAGGGACCAGACTTATACCTGCAAAAGGCAAAGGTCGGATGGGTCATCGGGGGGTGTCCTCCGGTTCCCTTCTCTCCCCGCAACATTTCGTGTCACGCAACAGCTACACTCCAGTTTGACCTAAATCGGTTTTGGGAAATCGAAGAGGGGCCACAAATCCAACATCTCTCAAGTTCAGACAAGACTTGCGAAGCACACTTCAAAAAATACACGTCACGAAACGCCGACGGACGGTATATCGTCGCTCTcccctttaacaacaatattctTCGGTTAGGAGAGTCAAAATCACAAGCATTAAAACGCCTAGAGTCGCTAGAGCGGAAATTACAACGCAATGCAACGTTAAAGAAACACTACTGCGCGGTGCTGAATGAGTACCTCGACCTTGGTCACATGGAACAGGTCTTTGAAGATCGCGACATCTCTGTCGGATAAAATCTGCCACATCACGGGGTTGAAAAGACCACAAGCGATACGACCAAACTCCGCGTAGTTTTCGATGGCTCTGCAGCAACAAGCACTGGCATCTCGCTCAACGATACCCTCCATACAGGACCTAGAATCCAGGATGACCTACTATATATTCTTCTTCGATTCCGTACTCACCGTTATGTTCTCACGGGTGACATTGAGAAAATGTATAGACAATTCTTCGTCCGCAAGGAAGATCGTAAATATCAGCGAATTCTTTGGCGCGACAACACTAATCGAATTTGTACATACGAGCTGAAAACGGTCACATTTGGTTTATCAGCTGCCCCTTACCTCGCGGTCCGTTGTCTGACCCAACTTGCTCAAGACGAAGGTCATAAATTTCCCCACGCCGCCGAAGTTCTACTCCGCGATTTCTATGTCGATGACGCACTCACGGGAGCATCGACCATAGAAGAGGCGCTTTCCCTAAGAGAGGACTTAACGTTGTTACTAAGATCAGCTGGCTTGAACATTCGACAATGGGCAACCAACCATAAGGCCCTCCTGAAGGGCTTACCAGAGCAATCGATCAACAAAAAACTTCATCTCGGCGAATCATCAACGTTAAAAACTTTAGGCATCGTGTGGAAATCTTCGGAAGACTCCATCACTTACGAGGTTAAAACACAAACGGTCACCACACATATCACCAAACGCCTCATCTCCTCAGAGATTGCCAAAATATACGACCCGTTAGGCCTTTTAGGACCAGTGATCATCAATGCCAAAATCCTGCTACAACGGCTTTGGTCCATCAAGGTGGACTGGGACGAGTCTTTGCCAATGGACATTCATACAGAATGGATGAACTATTACAAGCAATTACCGTTGCtgaataacataattttttcaCGAAAAACCATTATAGATTCACCGACAAAATTAGAATGGCATGGTTTCTGCGGTGCTAGTGAGAAGGCCTATGGAGCATGCCTCTATATCCGTTCAACAAACGCAAGCGGACACACACACACGGAACTTCTCTTCGCAAAATCTAAGGTCGCGCCGTTAAAAACACAATCGATACCACGGCTCGAGCTTTGTGGAGCTCTTCTCTTAACATCTTTGATCAACACAGCCAACAACGCATTACATGTGGAAATCCACCATACCACACTGTGGACCGATTCCACTATCGTTCTCAGTTGGCTACGAACATCACCCCACCTATTAAAAACATTCGTCGCGAATAGGGTGGCAGAAATCCAAACAAAAACCGATATCACAAATTGGCGCCATGTTCCGACAACCGACAATCCCGCGGATCTTATTTCACGCGGTCAGGCACCAAAAGAGTTCCTCCAACCATCCATCTGGCATCACGGTCCAGAATGGCTCGCAAGGGAAGAATCCTTTTGGCCTACCGACAATGTACCTTTATGCGAAACCGTTCCGGAACAAAAGACAGTAGTTTGTCTAACCACTACCTCGATAGATACAAGCGTATTCGACAATTATTCATCCTGGGGAAAAATGCAACGGATCGTCGCGCGCTGCCTCCGCTGGAAAAAGACAAACACCAACAAGGGTAGTCTGACGGTATCCGAACTCAAGAATGCTCACGACATCCTGATCAAGATTCTACAGGGCATACATTTCTCCAAAGAATTACGATGTATTTCTAACAAGGAACCTGAAATCGGTGGCAAGCTACAACGCCTCAACCCATTCATCGACAAGGACGGGATATTGCGAGTCGGAGGACGACTCAAACACTCATCAATCCCATTTTCACAACGTCATCCAATCATCTTACCGAAAACACGCGTAACGTCCCTAATGATCGAAGCCGAACATCGTGCACAATTGCATACCGGCGTTCAAAACACATTGTATGCCGTCAGGCGCCGATACTGGCCCATTGACGGTCGAAGTCAGGTATGGAAGGCGATACGGACCTGTACCCGTTGCCTTCGCGCACAGCCGCCACCGGTAAACTACATAATGGGCAACCTGCCCGAAGCAAGGGTCATCGAGTCTCGGCCATTCACACACACCGGGGTCGATTATTGCGGGCCTTTCTATATCAAAGAGAGAAAACACCGAAACCGGACTCGTGTCAAGGTTTACGTGGCGGTTTTTGTCTGCCTCGCGGTCAAAGCCGTCCATTTAGAGCTCGTTAGCGACCTCACCACCGAAACATTCTTAGCCGCACTCCGACGATTTATTGCTCGACGGGGGTTCTGCAAACGTCTATACTCAGACAACGGGACGAATTTCATTGGGGCATACAACGAACTACGAGAGGTACGCGAACTCTTAAAATCAAACGACCACAATCAGAAGGTGAGGACCTTTCTCGCGGATCGATCCATTGAATGGAGCTTTATCCCACCACACGCGCCACACTTCGGTGGCTTGTGGGAAGCAGCGGTAAAGGCATTCAAACACCATCTGACCCGCGTCGTAAGCACTGAATTGACCacctttgaaaatttaaatacattgaTCATCGAAATCGAATCGATCCTGAATTCGCGTCCTCTAACACCTATTTCCGCCGATGCAAACGATCTCCTTGCATTAACACCCGGACATTTCCTCATTGGCGACTCTCTTACGAGCCTACGCGAGCACGATTTCACAGACACTCCTACTAATCGTCTATCGAGCTGGCAACATGTCCAACAGATGAAGCAGCACTTCTGGAACCGTTGGCATCGTGAATATCTGAACGAGCTGGCCCAACGCAGCAAATGGTCCAAGGGCAGTCACCCGATCAAGGAGGGTACACTCGTCCTTCTACGAGACGACAACACTCCTTCCATGCAATGGGCGTTAGGTAGAGTCACCAAAGTGCATCCCGGCTCCGATGGCATTATTCGCGCTGCAACCATCAAAACGGCCACAGGCACTCTTGATCGGAGCACTAAAGGATTAGTGCCCTTGCCATATCAAGCTGAAGAAGATGACCGCATCCCAGGGGATCCAACACCCATGGATAAGAGCTGACCAATTATAAATTCAGCCACAGAATTTTAAGATATGATCATGTCATTATTTCTACTCATTTCTACTTTTGTACCCAAACGCTGTcttcaaatttataattatctatGTCATTATCTTAAACATGTAAACATATGAACGCTACACCTATCATCATTTTACATACATCTCTTGATCGGT containing:
- the LOC143308200 gene encoding uncharacterized protein LOC143308200, whose translation is MYRQFFVRKEDRKYQRILWRDNTNRICTYELKTVTFGLSAAPYLAVRCLTQLAQDEGHKFPHAAEVLLRDFYVDDALTGASTIEEALSLREDLTLLLRSAGLNIRQWATNHKALLKGLPEQSINKKLHLGESSTLKTLGIVWKSSEDSITYEVKTQTVTTHITKRLISSEIAKIYDPLGLLGPVIINAKILLQRLWSIKVDWDESLPMDIHTEWMNYYKQLPLLNNIIFSRKTIIDSPTKLEWHGFCGASEKAYGACLYIRSTNASGHTHTELLFAKSKVAPLKTQSIPRLELCGALLLTSLINTANNALHVEIHHTTLWTDSTIVLSWLRTSPHLLKTFVANRVAEIQTKTDITNWRHVPTTDNPADLISRGQAPKEFLQPSIWHHGPEWLAREESFWPTDNVPLCETVPEQKTVVCLTTTSIDTSVFDNYSSWGKMQRIVARCLRWKKTNTNKGSLTVSELKNAHDILIKILQGIHFSKELRCISNKEPEIGGKLQRLNPFIDKDGILRVGGRLKHSSIPFSQRHPIILPKTRVTSLMIEAEHRAQLHTGVQNTLYAVRRRYWPIDGRSQVWKAIRTCTRCLRAQPPPVNYIMGNLPEARVIESRPFTHTGVDYCGPFYIKERKHRNRTRVKVYVAVFVCLAVKAVHLELVSDLTTETFLAALRRFIARRGFCKRLYSDNGTNFIGAYNELREVRELLKSNDHNQKVRTFLADRSIEWSFIPPHAPHFGGLWEAAVKAFKHHLTRVVSTELTTFENLNTLIIEIESILNSRPLTPISADANDLLALTPGHFLIGDSLTSLREHDFTDTPTNRLSSWQHVQQMKQHFWNRWHREYLNELAQRSKWSKGSHPIKEGTLVLLRDDNTPSMQWALGRVTKVHPGSDGIIRAATIKTATGTLDRSTKGLVPLPYQAEEDDRIPGDPTPMDKS
- the LOC117611454 gene encoding uncharacterized protein LOC117611454; the encoded protein is MPRSTDQYSNQTQSTSHGGNLSALRRRRGNIIGHITTFVRLIENMQQSEQHDIGLLRAHLDSLKDVWSRFDEIQFELETIDESETSRRYEIHNDYVTVLARATSIIDGANATTSLRRNTTDSSATSVSAPMAIKLPEMRLPTFDGKYENWTSYFDNFSSMIDQNVDLTPTQKLQYLRSTLTGKAAACIQSLSTTDANYADAIDLLRNKFDCKRRILLKHCDAIQAIPKLSTDSSEGLGDLVDTVRQNLRSLKNLGIDTSSWDCIIISIILSKINADTAWHWELSLKDKQMPAYTHLLDFLEKRANCGPTIHKKSSTTPTQFGRNTSTRLPSYRPSTRNHAFITAINSRDRQSHRESYTSPSASTNFPKCPLCHDVHGIWRCEKFYGLSIEARTAAIRRASLCPNCLRHDHNPEICRKRSCQICYRHHHTLLHKSSQPSNQTTPPPVKRAKTTDSQVEPTD